The following are encoded in a window of Rosa chinensis cultivar Old Blush chromosome 4, RchiOBHm-V2, whole genome shotgun sequence genomic DNA:
- the LOC112200119 gene encoding 2-methyl-6-phytyl-1,4-hydroquinone methyltransferase, chloroplastic, which translates to MAISMLYGAQNMKLTSGIAPTGLGFGGNFQYGSFPKKVSVSYGRNSRARTLGPICSVSSSRPASQPRFIQHKQEAFWFYRFLSVVYDHVINPGHWTEDMRDDALEPADLYDRNMTVVDVGGGTGFTTLGIVKHVDAKNVTILDQSPHQLAKAKEKEPLKECKIIEGDAEDLPFPTDYADRYVSAGSIEYWPDPQRGIKEAYRVLKIGGKACLIGPVYPTFWLSRFFADVWMLFPTEEEYIEWFQKAGFKDIKLKRIGPKWYRGVRRHGLIMGCSVTGVKPLSGDSPLELGPKVEDVRKPVNPFVFLFRLILGATAGAL; encoded by the exons ATGGCTATTTCAATGCTCTATGGAGCTCAAAATATGAAACTCACTTCTGGCATAGCACCAACTGGGTTAGGTTTCGGGGGAAATTTTCAATATGGGTCTTTCCCCAAAAAGGTTTCAGTTAGTTATGGAAGGAATTCCAGGGCTAGAACTTTGGGACCCATATGCAGTGTCTCATCCTCAAGGCCTGCTTCTCAGCCGAGGTTTATACAGCACAAGCAAGAAGCATTTTGGTTCTATAGGTTTTTATCTGTAGTCTATGATCATGTGATAAACCCTGGGCATTGGACTGAGGATATGAGAGACGATGCTCTCGAGCCGGCTGATCTTTATGACAGGAATATGACAGTGGTAGATGTTGGAGGTGGAACTGGGTTCACAACACTGGGGATTGTGAAGCATGTGGATGCCAAAAATGTTACAATTCTTGACCAATCACCGCACCAGCTTGCCAAGGCTAAGGAGAAGGAGCCCTTGAAAGAGTGCAAGATTATCGAAGGTGATGCCGAGGATCTGCCATTCCCAACTGATTATGCGGATAGATATGTCTCTGCTGGAAG TATAGAGTACTGGCCGGATCCACAGCGTGGAATCAAGGAAGCATACAGGGTACTAAAAATAGGAGGAAAAGCCTGTCTTATAGGCCCTGTGTACCCAACCTTCTGGCTGTCTCGTTTTTTCGCAGACGTGTGGATGCTCTTCCCAACAGAGGAAGAATACATTGAGTGGTTCCAAAAGGCAGGTTTCAAAGATATTAAACTAAAAAGAATTGGTCCAAAGTGGTACCGTGGAGTTCGCCGGCATGGCCTGATTATGggttgctctgtgacaggtgtGAAGCCCTTAAGTGGGGATTCCCCTCTCGAG